A single genomic interval of Longimicrobiales bacterium harbors:
- a CDS encoding CPBP family intramembrane glutamic endopeptidase, translated as MRPGSLAIAAAAGVAAVVAWLQLAGVPPAARAWAVVLLVPLPILLILQGRALSSLETLPRTEAYISSIVSLWGLALATAGIAWVSGYGFTELGLVTLGAWRTVLLAVAMTAGGVGVLFAFRFAGVREPRMVRELMPVSVHDRLLFTGVSITAGICEEIIFRGFLIHVLYGATGSLAIALLLSSGVFGVAHAYQQPAGAVRAALLGLILALPLVLDGSILPSIIAHAAIDILSGLWLARYLLR; from the coding sequence GTGAGACCGGGCTCGCTAGCGATCGCAGCCGCTGCTGGCGTCGCAGCGGTCGTGGCCTGGCTCCAGCTGGCCGGTGTGCCCCCCGCGGCTCGCGCGTGGGCCGTCGTCCTGCTCGTGCCGCTGCCCATTCTCCTGATCCTCCAGGGTCGCGCGCTGAGCAGTCTGGAGACGCTCCCTCGTACCGAAGCGTACATCAGCTCCATCGTAAGCCTGTGGGGGCTCGCCCTCGCCACGGCGGGCATCGCCTGGGTGAGCGGATACGGATTCACCGAGCTCGGCCTGGTGACACTCGGTGCGTGGAGAACGGTGCTGCTCGCCGTCGCAATGACGGCTGGCGGCGTCGGCGTGCTGTTCGCCTTCCGCTTTGCGGGCGTGCGTGAGCCGCGGATGGTACGCGAGCTCATGCCCGTCTCCGTCCACGACCGGCTCCTCTTCACCGGCGTCTCCATCACGGCAGGCATCTGTGAGGAGATCATCTTCCGCGGCTTCCTGATCCACGTGCTGTACGGCGCGACCGGGTCGCTCGCGATCGCTCTGCTTCTGAGCAGCGGTGTCTTCGGCGTCGCGCATGCCTATCAGCAGCCCGCCGGTGCGGTGCGTGCCGCGCTGCTCGGTCTGATCCTGGCCCTGCCCCTCGTACTCGACGGGTCGATCCTGCCGTCCATCATCGCTCACGCGGCTATCGACATTCTCTCCGGCCTCTGGCTCGCCCGCTATCTGCTCCGCTGA
- a CDS encoding phage holin family protein yields the protein MATQQRMDPRLTATDGSLSGTNQESQVRDLLKQLAGDGSELVRNEIALAKLEMRDMARELAVDSAKLGTALGLALSGGLVLMAAAVIGLGHLLGGRFGLAALIIGAVMLLVGAILARGGINGLRNMPRKPEQTAASLRRDKQWARHELREFKEEVRS from the coding sequence ATGGCCACGCAGCAGAGGATGGATCCGCGCCTGACGGCGACGGACGGATCGCTGTCGGGCACAAATCAGGAATCACAGGTCCGTGACCTGCTGAAGCAGCTGGCGGGAGATGGCTCCGAACTGGTGCGCAACGAGATCGCCCTGGCAAAGCTGGAGATGCGCGACATGGCGCGCGAGCTCGCGGTGGATTCCGCGAAGCTGGGGACAGCACTCGGTCTGGCACTGAGTGGCGGGCTGGTGCTGATGGCAGCGGCCGTGATCGGGCTCGGTCATCTCCTGGGCGGGCGTTTCGGCCTGGCAGCGCTCATCATCGGCGCCGTGATGCTGCTGGTGGGTGCCATCCTCGCGCGTGGCGGCATCAACGGGTTGAGGAACATGCCACGCAAGCCGGAGCAGACGGCCGCGAGTCTGCGCCGCGACAAGCAGTGGGCGCGCCACGAGCTGCGCGAGTTCAAGGAGGAGGTTCGCTCCTGA